Genomic segment of Engystomops pustulosus chromosome 8, aEngPut4.maternal, whole genome shotgun sequence:
CCTTTACTTTGGCTCTCCTGTCATTTTGGAACATTTACCCTGTAATAAAGTCATCAGGTAACTTTACCAACAATCTGACCAATGGAGGAGGCTTCATATCGGTAACATCTGGACACCTGATTTTGGGGGGGTGTTTTACCGCTCGTAGTGACTCGTATCCCTATAGTTTTGACTCTGAGTTCCCTCTGGAGACACATAAAAAGACTGGAACAGAATAAGCTGGACTTTTGTCATCCTTGAACACAAACCCATGTGATGGCATCCAGGACCGTGGTGCTTCTAGTGTGTCTACACACCCATCTGCTTATAGCAGCAATTTATCAATTATccaaaaatttcaatttttatgattttttgatTTTCTTGTTTTGGTGATTTACTCTTTTCTACCCGGCAGCACAAGCTCTTGTTATTATAACAGGTAGTTCCAAACTGAGAGGAGCATTCATCCCCAGGTGTCCTCCCTGAAAGCACACTCAACTTTCATGGACCATAACATCTTCAGAACATTATCATAGTCATAACATAACCACCATGTTCTACATAGAGCACAATCCTCTCTGAGTCTACTTCGAGAGTCATTGCCCTTAAGAGGCTACTAATAGTCATTTGCAGACCATGAGGAGCTTTTGAAGTCGTCTTGGTACCAGATCTTAGTCAGAGCCATTGATCTTCTTAAAATAGAAGCTGGATGTGTAATGTACAGTGTAGAAAGGTCAATGACTTTGACCCTGCCCTCTAATGATGATGAGGTGACTCTCGTTCCAATTTCCATAGTTTTATGTAAATGTGTAACTGAAGCTCGGCAGATATTTGCATTTGTCCCAGTCCAAGCACCGAGCTGCTCACTTCCAGAAGACACAAAGCTCTTGGCATCATGGCTGCTCCAGAACTCATCTTCTTGATTGTTGGCGTAACCATTGAATTTATGGTGGGAATGGCCTTAAATAGTCATATTCTGCTTGTTTATATAGGAAACCTAAGAAATGGACTCCCTTTGGGTGTGTCGGAGAAGGTCCACATCATCAAGGCTCTACTAAACATCTCTCAGCTCTTCATAATAACCACACAAACGATCATCTATGCTTTTTGGTCTCATCTGTTCTttgttaatgaaagtttccacTGGATGATGATGGTGAATATGGTCTTGACCTCTTATAGTTATTGGCTGATGGCTTTTCTCTGTGTCTATTACTGCACCAATATCACCAACTTAGGTCACCAGACCTTGGTTTGGCTGAGGAACAGTCTCTCATCTTACCAGCATCTTATCCTTATTGGTTCAGGATTTGGCTCAGTTGCCATAAGTTTTCCAGTATTTTGGTATTCTAGTATAATTCCTGCCACAAACACAACATATCAGTCCATGATGATTCAGGGCATTAGTCAAAATATCATATACAAAACTATAATCTACATCCTGAGCTGCTTCCTACCCTTCACTATAGCTTTCATCTCCACCATCATCTCCTCTTGGTCTCTTATAAATCACATGTGGACAATGAGACAGAATAATAAGGGATTTACACGTTCCAAATTCCGGACTCAGATTAAGGCTACGAGAACCATGATCCTGTTTCTCGTCACTTGTGTCATCTACAATGTGATACAAATGTTCTTCTTCACCATTACAAGTATCTATCGGGTCACGGTAATACTGATGTGGTTGGTAATCATATTGTATCCGATATCAGAAGCCACCATCATCATCCAAAGTAGCAGCAAGCTAAGGAAGACCCTTCCTGGAGAAATATGTGGTAGGAAACGACGGAGCGTCGAGACTAAGACCTAGAATCTTCTGGTGATTCATCTAGCACGGAGGCTTAAAAAGAAATTTTACAAAATGTAACCCAATTCCTACTGTAAAATGTAAATAAACTTTCCTTTAATTGAGAAGGTTATGAAGCTTGATTGCTTGGTGGAGCATCAGAATCCTGAAGTTGGccagaaaattatttttaattgggTTTGCCTAAGTTTGGGGGTCCTACTGTTCCCCTCTTGTTGAGCATGGATCCGGCCATTCCATCCAGTGTGTATGGGAGTTCTGGAAATAACCAAAGACATCACTTACTCATTTAAGATGCACAATCAACCTGCCCCTCCATCAATACATGGGAAACGGACATGGAAAATGGACCCCCTGATAACGGTGTAGAAGactaataaatctgggccaaccCCATGGAGATTCATGCAGAAGCTGAggcttttatttttccttgaaaTAATGTATGAATGGATATTcccatataatgtatagatgtcATCGTGATATCAGCAGCTGTCCGAGGTATCACTGATCCACTGTGTACAGACAACAGAGCGGCTAATGCACTTTATAACCCTCCCCTGATGATAGCAGCTTATCACATCTTCTGCTGGTAACGCCTCTGGATACTCTTTTTAGGGTTTTACCAGGGCATCCTAGATCTCCTCAGGGGACAGCGTTGGTCCTGCCCATGTAAGACTACAAGGTCTAGGAGTAGAGGTACCCAGTGAGGCCGGTGAGGGTGACCTCTACCTGCTTTGTCGTATCCACCACTGTAGACCGATCCGGATCTTCTGGAACCCAGTAATACTGAACCTTTCCATGCATGTTTTTGTGTGAGCTCATTTATGTTCGACATTTAAATGGCTTtagtaaatgttaagttttatgaCACCCACTTTTTGATTAaagtgaacctatcaccaggaataaCAGCCAAACAGCACCTTCTGTGATTTATAACTGTTCGTATGATGCTTTTATATTGTTTACTACAGCCAAAAACACTTTTGGCTACAGAaaactatataaaagtatataaacaaCATTAAACTACAGAACAAGGTACAAGGTGCTGTTTGCTGTTGGTGGGGTATATCTGCTGACAGGCTCCCTTCACTATTTGATTTGTTTGGTGATAAGTTCTCCCGTTTCCTGTGAGTTTTGGATAAGTACTTTTTGGCGATACCACTTGTACTTCTGTCTTGTGAGATCACAACATTTTCAGCTGAATGTAATACATATCCCGTCCTGAGATGTCCACCCTATGATGTACGTGTGTCTGTGCATCCTCTCAGTCGTGTCATGAATCATACCCGGTATTATGCTCTTGCATTGGACCATTCATTATGGAATTAGTTCTATAATATTATGGATCCAATACACAAATTCCGCCTTAGATAAGtgtagacactggggcacatttaccaagggtccgaacaccacattttcgtcgggtttcccgatctTTTTCACATTTTCCCTGAatggccccgggtttttggtgcatgcgatcggattgtggcgcatcggcaccggcttgcatgcgacataaatcgTGGGCCGccccgttggacaacccgactgatttggacaaaccgcagaatttaaaaaaccaaattgtgtcgcaatatgggcactcacatgcaccgggaagaagatggtgaactccggggacctcagcgggggaagtgatggatgcaggaaattggatgcacaatcttagtgaatcgtggcagctccaaatcctcgtcggacattccggatcagcagtgtcaacgggacgggtaagtaaatgtgccccattatgttataatAAAAAGCTTCATATGTTGTCAGTATAAACAATGTAAAGTGTTAATACGGGAATCAATGGaaacaaaaaggaaaagaaaaggaTCTTGGTGGAGCCCATTGACCAAAATGGGACCTTTTGTGCGTCTATTGTCAATCAAGTATATTTTTGCAGTGACTGAAGAGGTTACAATGACGATATGAAGACCTCAAATACTACACAAAATAGCAGAAAGTTATGTGGTCAGGGGGGCACCAGCCATGAGGAGTATcgagcctctcgcctcaggcagcaccacctggtgtaagATGGGGGGCAGTATGAGGGGTGCAGTCAGCGGCTActagcaggacctgacacttagcAATATTGTCTCTTCCACCCGACGGGACACTACATGGAGAGACACCTGATATCAATCTaatgggggagcagagggggccATTCCATAGCTCGTCTCCGGGAGCAGAGAGTTTAGGGTCACCCCTGCCCCTGGTAAGTATCAGATCTTCCACATTTCATCTCTGAAAACTACAGATTGGACATAGACAGGAATGAGAAAGACTGAGGAGAACCTCAGGGGCCAAACATGGATTTATTACGGGCAAGATTCAGAATATCCGGacatttttattctatttatgTTCTTACTTGGTTTCACCAAATTCTTTTTAAGTTTGATCACCATGCcgacatttttatcactttttttttctctttttgtaacTTTTCTGGGCACATTGGTGGATTTGCTCGGCAAAGTTTGTTCCTGAGATTTCCAGTGTTGCTGATGTTTTAACTCACAACATTTTGTGTTGGACACATCAGGACTATTTCCCATCAATTCCAGGAGATATGACAATAATTgctataaaaataagaaaatgtaCAAATGTTATAAACTATTTCATTTCTGTTGTTATAAATCTATTTATTGTTCATTCATCGTCATCATCAATGGTGTTTTTCTGCTTTATTAGATTTGTTCTTAGGATCATGTATTtgcttctatctatatctctgttACTCTGTATATACTTTGTTATGTTTTGGGTAATAAAGTTCTTTTAAAAGTCGTTAAAAACTTCTATTAACCTATTTGGAGCTTATTCATCATAAACTATTGGTTACTAGGTAAATACTTGATATCATTCAGTACATAGAAGGAGTTCGCATTACGGAGACTTTGCCCATTACGGCGCCTTGTAGGGGTGAAGACTTAATACTTATCTCCTCcaataggggattctgggaaaatatgcaaataagttttccaggatgggaaaaggaaaacctatttgcatttgTTCAGAACAAAAGGACAAACACTTCATGGATTTATGGAAGGAACAATCTGCTCTAGAAAATCTCTTTGGTGGAGCCTGAGGTTAAGGAGAAGATATTTTACACTTTTAAATGCGATACATTCTTGGACATCATAGGAAAACATTGGGAAAAACTGTAGTTACAGAGGATCTTGGGGGAAATTGTAAGACCAAGACTAAGACAATAACAAGAGCCGAGGTGTAGAAGCTTCTGACAGGGACACGGTTTgccttatacacatatacacatcaccggACAGACCCCACATCACCGGACAGACTACACGTCACCGGACAGACCACACATCACCGGACAGACGACACATCACCGGACAGACCACACATCACCGGACAGACCACACGTCACCGGACAGACCACACGTCACCGGACAGACCACACGTCACCGGACAGACCACACGTCACCGGACAGACCACACGTCACCGGACAGACCACACATCACCGGACAGACCACACATCACCGGACAGACCACACATCACCGGACAGACCACACATCACCGGACAGACCACACGTCACCGGACAGACCACACGTCACCGGACAGACCCCACATCACCGGACAGACCCCACATCACCGGACAGACCACACGTCACCGGACAGACCACACGTCACCGGACAGACCCCACATCACCGGACAGACCACACATCACCGGACAGGCCACACGTCACCGGACAGACCCCACATCACCGGACAGACCCCACATCACCGGACAGACCACACATCACCGGACAGACCACACATCACCGGACAGACCACACATCACCGGACAGACCACACATCACCGGACAGACCCCACATCACCGGACAGACCACACATCACCGGACAGACCACACGTCACCGGACAGACCCCACATCACCGGACAGACCACACGTCACCGGACAGACCACACGTCACCGGACAGACCCCACGTCACCGGACAGACCACACATCACCGGACAGACCACACATCACCGGACAGACCACACATCACCGGACAGACCCCACATCACCGGACAGACCACACGTCACCGGACAGACCACACGTCACCGGACAGACCACACGTCACCGGACAGACTACACGTCACCGGACAGACTACACGTCACCGGACAGACCCCACATCACCGGACAGACCACACATCACCGGACAGGCCACACGGACCACACATCACCGGACAGGCCACAGAGATTTAGATATACTGATACAGTTCTACAGTAATGTGCTcatatgtacgtatatatatatatattatatatatatatatatatatatatatatatatatatatatatatagatcatgTACATACTAGGCATGCACACCAAAATACACAAATGTATACAGTACTAACACaagatatacacacaaacatacaccatatatacacacacagcatacacacaaatacatacagtaccacacataccatacacatacacaccataaagcatatataataatacacacagcatacacacacaaatagacccatacatcatatacagcatatacacacaccatatacacaaatacacactcaccatatacacacacacatgcacccaTACAGGATATTgacacataaaatatatacaaagactcttatacaatatacatacatcacatatacatccatacatttatacacacatgtcTATACTCACTatcaggcagtcttcttatcccgGGAGGGTCAGAGGCCACAGATCTGACATCATGCAGCCCAGTagttgctgaccacatgggggagaCTGCAAGTAGTCgacttatctgagctgccggccCAGCCCTGTACTGCAGTAGATgtgcactatatatgtgtgtaggaTAATAGATATAGAATAATTCATCATGGATCAGCTACATGGAATTCCTCCGTAGTAGATGCAAAACCAAGGAGAAGCCACACCCGATGCTTTACATTCAGTTTGACAACACACAAAGCGAGCACCTGCCATCACGTAGGGGAAGACCCTGGAGAACCAGCGCTATGGATCCTCTGTTAGGAGTCAAGCTATTAGTGGGCATCGGTGCTGGAGTATCTGGACTTGTCTTCAATTCATGGATTGTTCACGTCAGCTCTAAAGACTGGAGGGGAGTCTCCCACCTGAGTCCACCGGACCTGATCCTCACCTTCATGGGTCTCATTAATATCACACTGCAGCTTGTCTTGTCTTTGGACATGTCATCAATTCAGACCAAACTTTACTCAACGTATGACCAGATCCACATCCGGTTTCTGGGGCTCTCGATTTTCCtcgtgtccaccaatgtctggcTCACGGCTTGGCTTTCCATCTACTATTGCTTCAGAATTGTACATTTTACAGGTCGAATCCTTTCACTTTGCAAAGTGAGGATTTCTAGATTTTTACCAAATCTCCTTGTGGTGTCTACTGGAGCTTCATTCCTTTTGGGTCTTCTATCATTTTGGAACATTCATCCTGTGAGAGTTGTAGATATTTTTGGAAACTCTGCGCACAATCGCACAATGTCTCGATCTTCTCTCTCGGTATCATCTGCGTACGTCACAGCTGCCTTTGTAGGGAGTATCTTACCACTCATATTGACTCTTATCCCTATAGTATTGACTCTGAGCTCCCTCTGGAGACACATTAAGAGAATGAAAGAGAATAAATCAGCCTCTTGTCATCCTCAGACACAAGCCCACGTGAGGGCGGCCAGGACCATGGGGCTTCTAGTGTCTGTTCACACTTGTCTACTTACAGCAGCAATTTATCAGCTTTCAAGGACATTCAATTTCAATGACGCTGTGATGCTATTTTGTTGGTATATTAGCCTTCTCTATCCCACCCTACAAGCCCTGGTTATCATAACAGGCAACTCTAAACTGAGAGAAGCCATAAAGAACATGTTAAGCCTCGGGTCCTTCAGATGCCACCAGAATGGACCATCATTGCCCGCGTAGCCGTATACAGTAGACTTAGTCATTAGGAGTCAATTATTAGAAATTATTTGCTATTTTTGTTTATGTTTCTCATAGATTCTAAATAATTGTATGACAATCTAAGTTGTGTTGGGAGATGTCGTCATGGAACAGATG
This window contains:
- the LOC140075680 gene encoding taste receptor type 2 member 40-like, whose protein sequence is MEFLRSRCKTKEKPHPMLYIQFDNTQSEHLPSRRGRPWRTSAMDPLLGVKLLVGIGAGVSGLVFNSWIVHVSSKDWRGVSHLSPPDLILTFMGLINITLQLVLSLDMSSIQTKLYSTYDQIHIRFLGLSIFLVSTNVWLTAWLSIYYCFRIVHFTGRILSLCKVRISRFLPNLLVVSTGASFLLGLLSFWNIHPVRVVDIFGNSAHNRTMSRSSLSVSSAYVTAAFVGSILPLILTLIPIVLTLSSLWRHIKRMKENKSASCHPQTQAHVRAARTMGLLVSVHTCLLTAAIYQLSRTFNFNDAVMLFCWYISLLYPTLQALVIITGNSKLREAIKNMLSLGSFRCHQNGPSLPA